agataaatttatcttgaaagttcaaaataaaaaatcatgtgatttcttttcaaaaaatttaacaaatataatgaaaaatatttttatctgaaatgcttttcatatttcatattttttggtctatatcttgattaacaaacgctaccCTTAATGTATAATTAAATAGTAGTAATCAGATGTACAAAACTATAGGAGCCCATGTCACTACTAATGGACATGGTCTTCCAAGCATTATGGAACTCACAGGAGAAACCTAACTAGCTATCCAATGTCCAACTAAGAAAGCGAACTTTATTTACACAAAGAAATACCCATAACCGGGTCACAtatgaaaatggagaaaaaaaaaaaatcatctaccATTGATTTGGGAAGGCTTCTCTGTATTTTGCATCCTCTCCCATTGTAAGCTGTCTTGTTGTAGCATCTCTGGCACGACTGTGCAATAACCTCTGAGCTAATCGATCTTTAGACGTCACTTTCCTTTTCAGCATTGATGCTAGAGTAGTTTGCTTCTTGTTTCTGGCCAAAGACTTCTCCTGACTGCTTGTCTCTACATCTTCTCCAATGGCTGAAGATCTAGAAGTTGAGGCCAGAGCCGCATCCCTTAAGACAGCCTGATTGTGCTCTCGAACTTTTGCAAGCTTTGCTCGCTTCAATGCCTGTTTATCATGTTCTCTCTTCTTTACTTCCTCTTTATCCCTATTTCGAACATTGTTCACTGCCTGTTTTGCCAATTTCTCCATCAAATCAGTCCCATAATCAGGAGTTTTCTCCTCCAATGAAGAGGTTTGCAAGATTGGTTTTCCCTCATTGTCCCGTGGAATAATAGGCCCATGAAATGGGCAAACTCTCAAATCTCTTCTCTGACAAAGTCCTCCTTTAGTACCCAAAGGAGCGCGACAGGGCTGTATTTCAACATTGTCTTCTTCATAGAGGGTTGTCTGAACATTAAGCTCTGCAATTTTTGCTGCTGGAATAACTGCATCATATTCTACTCGACCCCAATGACCTTCAAGCTCCAAACCCCTCTGGTTAGCCAAGACATCCCTGTTTGAACCCCAATTATCCAAGAAAGAACCCCATTTCATCACAGGAGCTTCAGCTAGAAGCTTACTTCGAAGCGGGTTTGAACCACTTTCATCACCTTCATGCTCCACGTTCTTGTCACAATCTGTTTTCGTGTCCTTCCTTTTTGAAGCTTTCTTTTTCACCTCCAAAGAAGTTGAAGCAATAGCAGAATCATCAATTTGGCTACCAAAATTGGTAGAATCGTCAACTTGGCTATTAAAATTGGTAGAATCATCATCTTGGTTATCAAAATTCCCAGAACTCTTGTTGTTAGATGATTCAAGAGTACCCTCTTCCCAAATATCTTCCTCCTCATGATTTCGGCTGTCAGGGAGTGAACAACCAGCTTCTTCACATTTCTTCTTCACAGACTGGAGAAGACGTTGAATATCAATGAACTCTTTCAAAGCAGAGTCCCTGAATCTGTTGTCTACCACTTCGACCCTTATAAGAACTGAAATCCAATCTTGCACTGAAACTAAATGTTTAGTCACCAGGAGCCTGTAAAGCTCCCTCAGTGCATCAAAAACCACCTTATTGTCACTAGTTTCTTGAACTTTCTGCCCCTCTTTCAATGAATCAAGGCGTATCTGCCTAAGCTCGGAATTGCGAAACTCTTCCATTTCTTCATCATCCATAAAACTCAGTGgcaagttttcatttttttcaccaacaatttccaagcattccttGATCTCATCAATTGTTGTACATAATTCATTCttgattgaagaaaaattttCCTTCAGAGTTTCAAACTTGATGAGTAAAATCTCTTTTGTCTTCATTTCCCTTTCCCTCCTCTCCCGCTGAATCCTAGCAGCATTAGCTTGAAAGTTAGGGAATTGAAGTCGCATGGTGTTCTTCAGGTAGTCAACCCCTAATCTAAGCTGTCTGTGGTAAGGCCCATAAGAAGCATTCCACTTCTCTAAGAATTCAATTGCCTTTGAACGCAAAACAGACGCAACAGCAGGAGGAGCAGGAAGCGGCAAGTTTCTTCTGAATCCGACACTTAGAGCCAATAACTGATCCAGATTCTCAACAACTAGGGTTCTAAAGAGTTTTGACCGCATGAAAAGTTCATCTATTATTAGAAGTGCAAGGTATCTTACCTACAGAAGAAATTCCAGATTGAAATATTCTAATCAGTATTAGTTTTCCCACATGGAGAATGCAAAATTTACAAGTACATGCATACAACTCAAACAACAAATAAAGTAAATTAGATCACTCAGACATTAAaccatcttaattaattaatttgatttaggaTGTTTATCCACATAAATCAGCAATTGACACCattaacaatattttatttgctCATAGAAAGAAGATTTGCCCTAAGACAACAATAGTTAATCCAGATTGAAAAGTTCATCTATTATGAGAAGCACAAGGTATCTTATCTACAGATTATTCCAGATTGAAATCTTTTTTAATCAGTATTAGTTTCACCAAATCAAAAGAGAGTGAAATTCACATGTAAATGTGTACAACTCAAACAACAAATTATGTAAATTAGATTACACATTGAAtcaccttaattaattaattttgattccAATTTAGGATGTTTATCCACATGCAAACCGGTTATTAGTCcctttaatgagattttttaacttataaaaaGAAAACCTCAACATAACAGAAGATTATTTCTTCCATTCCAATAAAATTTCCCATAATATCCATCCAAATCCCATCCTGCACCATTGTACTAGAAACAACAATTATAAGACTCCCTGATTTTCAGCTCCAAACATTTAAAATCAAACAGAGGGCCTTTTTCAGCTTAAATTTTCACATTCCATTTTTCATCAGAGTTAATTGCAATATCAACCGTTATCCTCCAATAACAGACCCAGTCCATCAGTTTTATCTTCCGTTTTCCCGTATACATGTGAATGACTAACCCAAATTATATATTGCAGGAAAAAAAGTCAGCAAATCTTGCATACATCAAGTTCAAAATAAGCACTGCCGAAAAAGCCTGAAACTCTTTCGCACATTATACAATGAATCAATCTAGTTCCCAGATTAAGCATACCATTTGAATTAAGACGCCCCAATACAAATCGATACCCAAAGGAAGGTTCcccaaaataaatcaatttctaGGACAAAACAGGTAATCACATCGCCAGGTCACGAATCCGCGGTTCAGTCTCAcaaaatccatccaaataaGAAATCTACTCAACTGCAAACAAACataacttcttcatcatcaaaCAAGAGCTCAAAATCTTTCGAGCCAGTTCTGGAAGAGAAACAAGATATTGATTCTATTGAATATCAAGTACAGCAACGAGGACGGGAAACCCTAGATTCACTCACAATGCAACGCTAATTGCATGAAAAtcaaccaaaaacaaaaacgaaaTCGAAATCGAAGAACAAGATGGAATGGTAGACATATAAGAGAAGTGAAGGGACCTGAGAGTGGTCTCGCTTCATGAGGTTCATCAGGGTGTGGGCGGCGAGGCGGAGCTCGGAATCGGAGTGACGGACGATCGATTTGATGGCTTTGAGAAGGCGTGGATCCACCTCCGCCGCCGTCGAGTTCGTCGCCTTCTCAATCAAGCGAAGAACCACGACCCTCTCTCTCTGCTCCTCCTCCATCATCTTCTCAGAAATCCCTCCCCAACATTGGCCGGGAAATCAATCATCTGGGATTTGGCCGGGATAAGGGGAGGTCGAATCTCAAGTTACTGTAATGCCCTTGCGTTGACCGTAAATCTTAATTTCAAGAGAGAGGGTGTTTCGGTAACTTCGCTGGGACCGCTATGGTGGTGACGTGTCGTTTGACGAGAGTGAAAGTTTGACCGGCACTCAACTGGAGATTTGAAGTTTCAACGTAGCCGACCAAACTACTCAGTACTACGATGTCGTTTCACTAAtcatcaaaccaaaccaaaactgTCCATTTTcctcttttaaaaattaaatagttgaCTTGATTGTGCCCTGTGTCATGTTGGGTCTGTATTACAAGTAGAACTTTGAactatttgttaatattttattaaataaaatatgaataaattaaattattttcatcaaGTTAAGATCATGAACAAGCGAAGTTATCATAACTCACCAGTAGAATAATTGtgttttcaacaaaataaaaaattatgtatttttgttaaattaatcttaaatataagatcagaaaaaatatgattaaaattttatctgcttttaaaaactttgatactcaaaacaaatttattgttgtaatatgaaatatatttaattaatataagaaaatatgagtaattaaattagaaagaccAATTAGTAAAATAATAGTGTAAATTAATGAAACATTCCCTTAACATTCTACAAGAATTTTCAattgaagaatttttttatgaacTAATAACATAAAATGACTTTCagataatttcttaattaacatttttttcacTGTTTATTCatagtttaaaattacaatttgttggtaattatgcattttaattttaaatgtttgtaACTTATTCATGtattctatttatagaaaaaaaaaaaacttgttcaTGTATTCATGGAGACtttatttgaatttcatatATAACTCCTATGCATTATATCTCACATTCATCCGGTGAGTTAcatgtaaatttaaattcttgtaaTCATCACTTGTAAGAATgtgaaacatttatttttcattaatcaCCCTATTTAATCATAGAGGTTATAGGAGCCTACAAATAAAGCTTCCTTTAGAGCCCATTTGTATCCAATTCACAAATTTCTATCTCTTTTTGTGCAAGAGTTTACTAGTTTGAGAAGGGTGATTTTTTTGGTGGAGTTTGGGACTCAAGCTCTTGTATAGAGAGTTGCTTGAGTCATACAACATTTTAGTCGAGTTGTTACATTTTAGAGACAAGTCAAGAAGTTTTATATTCATTAGAGATGAATTCTACAAACTTTAATCTTCTTAGAAAAGTGAAAAACTCGTGTTTTAACTTgaattgattttgtatttttcttatttatattatccatattattgtatttgttatcAACAATTTTAAGGAGATTCAAATGGAGATTACACAAGAAAAAATTGTTGAGGGAAATGTTAAAGATTTCAATACACCCTTTCGATTAAGGGGACTAACTTTAAAAGATGGAAAGGCAAGGTACTTTTCTACCTTAGCCTTCTCAAAGTTTCCTATGTCTTCACCAAAGGAAATCCAAAGAAGGTCAATAACATTGGCATAATGGCTAATGAGGTTCATATGACAACCCCAACTTTGGAAACCCCAGTCGAGGCATTAAGGGAGGAGCGCCAAAAAGAGATGGTACCTGCTGgaatcataaataaatgcaaCCTATACCACTTAGTCATCAACAataagactatatatatatatatatatataacatgaagCAACAAATACTATCACATAAATGGGCCATAAACCCAAAGCTTTACAAAAAAGACAAAACAGGGCCCTTAAAAGCTATACAACCATAAATCAGACACCAAAACAAAACTCTAAAGATATTTTATCTAGGACaactctgtacacatctaaacACTGGATCCCACATTGCTAGGCTCCTTGTCAACTTTAGTCTTGCCCCTACCTGAAATGATGCAAGCACAAGTGAGCTACAAAACCCAACAAGTAATATAGAAACAAAGACAAGGGAGTAATAAAACTCAATCATAGATGACAACAAATATCCCCTCTCATGAACATAGAGAGAAGTGGAATCAAACCATAAGTGTCGTAAACATAAAACGCATGCATACATGCTAAGCTTACATCAAATCACAATAATCATGTATAGAGCTCAAGATGCATGTTCCTATATAGTCATTTAAAGGGGAATTTAGGTCCCACAAGAGTTTGGCCCTTTTGGCCCACTCGAGCTTAACACAAGTCTAGTTGGATAGCCAACCCTAGCTTCGGTTTATTACAGTAAGGATATCCCAGCAAATCCCGTCAGCGACGCGCACTAAGTTTTACAACTGTGCCATGCATAATAAGGACATCATGCTCATACATAATCCATGCACAAAACCCCTTATATTTTACATGCATAAGGctacatatattcatataatcaTGGTTTATATGCATGGAGTACACTCAAGAATAGGGAAACATGATctaagagggagaaaagggtAATTTAAGCTTGTAAAAGGCTTTATAGCTAAACAGGGGGTAATCGGTCGACTAACAGAGCCCAAAAATACCCGATCCCCCTACTTTTCTCACTCGAACCATGGCAGAAAAGATCAAACTCCAGCCAAAACTATAACCCATTAAAaacaacatcattcccaagcaAAAACAGGGAGAACAAAATCCTTTAGAAGCATCAAAGAAGGGATTTAACAAAAGGAGATACGTATTTTACAACCATCTAGAAGTTTTGCTTCCAAAATAGAGAGTTTGACAAAAACCAATCCAAAAGCTTTAATCTCAGGTTTATAactaaaagaaagaataagaacTTGTCTTAGCTTCCTTCTTTGACAATCCCTAACCTTTTTTTACCCTTAACACCACTTGTAAACTGCTATATATAGagattttcatctctttttaacCACAAAACAAAGGATAAATAGGGTTATAAGCTAAAAAATAGCTAAAAGATGGATTTCCTACCTTGCAactgttggtcccttgacacacaataGCCACTCAAGAGGAGGGCGAATTAAGTGTTAAAAACTTATTCAACTGAATTCTTCCATTTTAAAAACTCTTGAGCTTTgcttatataaagaaaatacttgttataaatatatatgctgTTTGAAAaggatagcaatataaatacacaaataacaataatcaacacaagaatatatagtggttcggtgtttccaacacctactccactctctcaaggtcaacccaacacttgaggttccactaaaaccactACTAGGTTTCTACACAAgatcacctagcaaacttgtacaccctgAGATTTTCCCTTtagctcaccttgaaaactattACAACAATACACTTATATTACTTGAGCTCTAAgaggccactcacaatccacaattaaaGTGATTACAATGCAATCTTAAGTCCAACAATCTTGAACAAATATGGATACAAGTACAATGAAAATATACAAGGTAAATGAAAAAATACAATGATACAATGTTTACCACACTTGGAGAGAATATCTtctttgccttgggctccaaagATTGGACTTTAAGCttgagccttggattgcttgaAATGGATGCTtaagagcttgggtgtgctttaagATGATGGATCTTAATAGAGTAtttgtaacgcccaagatttttaaacaaaaatataatgtaatacttgggattttattttagcttctaatacttgaggaaatatgtcctttcaagggattatagaagtcttgagacaaaggttcaattttgagccagtggcaaaatcgtaaatattgaggttcgggtaaaagtgtaatttacctaaaaactaggggtattagcgtaattagtcctttcttcggggactaaaatgcaattaaaaattggcctagggaccaagttgaaaagggtctaagtgcaattacctgaaaagtttgggccaaagtgtaattattgaaacctttttactaagggcatttgggagattcaagaaaagccttataaatgattttagagataaggatgaagcctcatgatgatattagagattaggatgaagcctcatgatgatattagagataagatgaaggctcatgatgactttagagataagataagtattcatgatgactttagatataagataagtgttcatgatgactttagagataaagattaagcctcatgatgactttaaggataatatttgatttgatttggataagatttgataagatcttatttggataagatttgataagaatgattgcagaatattttagaagatatggaatgattagagaatattttagaagatttgaaatgattggaatatcttgaaagatttaaaaaagatttgaaatgattgtgacttacttggtgaccaagtttccaagcctataaatagggctcatggccaagagtttcctcattctaaattgggataaattcatgctagacgggagtgcttcgagctttttgtaaaggtgaagccttcagcattcaaatctcatcaaaccaagttaaggtaagtacattatgaactatttatgatgtttaagcataaccatgaactatgttatgttatgttcatgcAAGTtccgggaccggagctcggtagcgttacgcacgagggttcttacccctgcaagttggtggaacctctcgtgtctccatacgatatgttatgttatgtcatgacttgtttaaatacatatgatggttctcttgtacttactgagatttgcgtaatgtCACCCCtcttatgtttccccctcccccaggtgagcatgaatgaggagaccaggacatggacgtggagcatggtggcttgtttaaaaaggattttcaagaacttaagtttagtttccttttgaaaacaatgtttttagggttgaactctgatcttttcctatatgtatgccataaagcatgtcttggaattttatttgatttaaagaaagtatgattttggttttaagctccgaatatttttatatgaatattattatcattaagcatgtaagtaagttacgggtgtcacattgtggtatcagagcaaagttTACTTTCCTATAGactcaaattgtttttaaagaaaatttttgtgcttttagtaaaattttttaaggaaaTGCTTTTGAGGAAACATGAAAATCCACCACGTCCCGTTCAAGCTTCTAATCTCCGGGTAAGTTATAAGAATTGTTATGCTTATTCTTTAGGGATACTATGCTCATGCAAGTCATATCCCCCTTAACTATGCAGTTATTCCCTCAAGCTATATTTATGAGCGtatgttgttatatgtatgcacacgtatgaagctcatgttggaataagtatgtgagagatatgattcttatttgtcATTAATTAGTATGCGTTTTTCGCTAGTGATATTGCTCCAAACTCAAGAGTTCATGATTATAGCGGAAATACTTGTTTAAGAAGGGCTTATTAGAATGAAAGCAATTAGGAATCAAGTCCATCAAGAAGAGCTTGCAAAATGAATCGTAATTAAGCACGAATCATGTAGTAAGAATAGCTAAGGTGGAGGTCGAGGGAAAGTTTTTAGAAACAACCTTATATGTCTTAGATATGCAAGAATTcgatgtgattttgggaatggacTGGCTTTCCAAGCACCATGCGACCATTCTATGCTTTGAAAAGGAAATAGTTTGTAAGTATCCTGAAGGGATAGAACTTTGCCTTTCAGTGGCTGAGACAAAATACCTTCCCCGTGTCATTTCAGCATTAAAAGCCAAGAAACTATTACAGTCGGAAGGATGTATTGGATTCTTAATGTCAGTGGTGGTtaagggaggaaaagaattaATAGTGAATAACGTTGAAGTAGTAAAGGACTTTTCAGAGGTCTTCCCTGATGACCTGACTGAAATGCCACCAGAACGAGAAGTAGAGTTCACTATTGATCTAGTGCCTGGTTCCGCACCTATTTCTAAAGCTCCTTACAGGATGGCACCAAAGGAGCTACATGAGTTGAAAACCCAGTTAGAGGAACTTTTGGGGAAAAGATTTATTCGACCAAGTGTATCCCCCTGGGGAGCACCGGTATTATTtgtcaagaagaaagacggatcaatgaggatgtgcatcgattaccgagaattgaataagattactattaagaacaagtatcctcttcCCAGGATTGAGGACTTGTTTGATCAGTTACAAGGTGCACAAgtattctcaaagattgatctaaggtcaggatatcaccagttgaggatcaaatctagtgacatctcgaagacagctttcagaactcggtatggtcattatgagtttttagtcatgccctttggcttgACTAATGCGCCTGGAGTTTTTATGGACCTAATGAATCGAGTTTTTTATGAGTACTTGGATAAATTTGTCAtcgtctttattgatgatatattggtgtattctcgaagtgaagaagagcatgaaaaacatttgagggttgttttagggatcttaaaggaaaagaagctatttgaaaaattcaagaagtGCGAATTTTGGTTGGAGCGGGTGGTATTCCTTGGACATGTTGTCATAGCTCAAGGAATAGAAGTGGACCCCAGCAAAGTAGAAGCGGTATTAAATTGGTCAAGACCAACCAATGTAAATGAGGTTCGCAGCTTTTTGGGTTTAGCTGGATactacaggaggttcatcaaaGGGTTCTCCAAATTGGCAGGGCCTTTGACGTAGCTGACTCGCAAAGGTACTAAGTTTGAATAGATAGAGAAATGTGAAATtagttttgaagaattaaagaagaggcTGGTCAACGCGCTAGTATTAACTATTCCTGAAGGGACAGaaggttttgttatttatagtgatgcgtccaaacaaggaattggatgcTTATTGATGCAAAAAGGTAAGGTAGTTGCCTATGCATCAAGGAAGTTGAAGCCTTATGAGCAAAACTATCCTACACATGACCTAGAACTTGCTGCAGTAGTGCATACCTTGAAAATCTGGAGACACTATCTATACGGAGGTAAATGCGATATCTATACCGATCATAAGAGCCTTAAGTACATATTCACACAAAAAGAGTTGAATATGAGACAAAGGAGATGGCTAGAATTggtgaaggattatgattgtgaaatccacTACCACCCGGGCAAAGCAAACGTGGTGGCTGACGccttgagtagaaagaaaatgagccaaGTAGCAGCTTTGACATCACAAAAGCCTTTGTGGAAGGAGTTCGAGAGGTTAAGCCTCGAGTTTGTTGCTACGTCATCTAATTCTAATGCTCGTATGGCAGCACTCTCTGTTCGACTGACTCTCCGTGATCGGATTAAGAGCCATCAGAAGGGAGACCAATTCTTTGAATACATCAAAGCTGAGGTTAACACCAAGAAGTGGAAGGACTTCACAATAGCTAGTGATGACACACTCTACTACCAAGGGAGACTGTGTGTGCCAAACTTTGAGGAACTAAGGcaagaaattctagaagaagccCACTCCACTCCTTATTCTGTACATCCTGGAAGTACAAAGATGTATCGTGACCTAAAGGCAGTGTTTTGGTGGAGGAATATGAAAGAAGACATAGCTAAATTTGTTGAGAAGTGTTTGATATGTCAGCAGGTGAAAGCTGAGCACCAACGACCAACAGGGTTACTGCAACCATTGGAggttccagagtggaaatgggaacatgtgaCGATGGACTTTGTTGTAGGATTTCCCAAATCAGTAACAGGACATGAGGCTATTTGGGTGATCGTGGATCGACTTACCAAATCAGCTCACTTCTTACCTATTCGGATGACATTTACAATGGATCAGCTTGCACGACTGTACATTAAGGAAACAGTAAGACTACATGGTGTTCCAGTTTCCATTGTATCGGATAGGGAACCAAGGTTCACATCCAACTTTTGGATGAGCTTACACAGAGCCATGGGAACCAAATTAAGTATTAGTACAGCTTTTCATCCTTAGACAGATGGACAATCTGAAAGGACAATACAAACTTTAGAGGATATGCTTCGTATTTGTACCCTAGAATTTGGTGGAcattgggagaaacatctaccattaattgaattcgCATACAACAATAGTCACCATGCATCTATTGGCATGGCACCCTATGAGGCGCTATATGGAAGGAAATGCAGATCACCTGTTCATTGGAATGAAGTTGGCGAGCGGAAGATTTTGGGTCCAGAGATTGTGGAACAAACTGTACAACCCATTGAAAAGATCAAAGATAGTATGAAGAAGGCTTAAGATAGACAGAAAAACTatatagataaaagaagaagggatttggagttttccattggtgataaggtattcttaaaagttacgcccataaaaggagttttacggtttgggaagaaaggaaagcttagACCTCGATTTATAGGCCCGTTTGAGATCTTAAAGTGGGTTGGGAACGTTGCTTATCAGCTAGCCTTATCACCAGAACTCTCAGCAGTACATGACGTTTTCCACATATCAATGCTCAGAAAGTATGTCCCCGACCCAACCCATGTAATAAAGCATCAACCATTAGAGATACAGCAAGACCTGAAATATGAGGAGGCACCAATAAGCATTGTTACTCAGGAGGTACGAAGGCTTCGCAATAAAGATATACCGTTGGTCAAGGTGTTATGGCAACATCATTCAGTTGaagaagcaacatgggagcgCGAGGACGATATGCGATCCAAATATCCCCAGCTGTTTGATGACGAGAAGTAAGGTAAATTTTCGAGGACGAAAATTTTTCTAGGAGGGTAgattgtaacgcccaagatttttaaactaaaatataatgtaatacttgggattttattttagcttctaatacttgaggaaatatgtcatttcaagggattatagaagccttgagacaaaggttcaattTTGAGCCagtggtaaaatcgtaaatattgaggttcgggtaaaagtgtaatttacctaaaaactaggggtattagcgtaattagtcctttcttcggggactaaaatgcaattaaaaattggcctagggaccaagttgaaaagggtctaagtgcaattacctgaaaagtttgggccaaagtgtaattattgaaacctttttactaatggcatttgggagattcaagaaaagccttataaatgattttagagataaggatgaagcctcctgatgatattagagataaggatgaagcctcatgatgatattagagataagatgaaggctcatgatgactttagagataagataagtattcatgatgactttagagataagataagtgttcatgatgactttagagataaagattaagcctcatgatgactttaaggataatatttgatttgatttggataagatttgataagatcttatttggataagatttgataagaatgattatagaatattttagaagatatggaatgattagagaatattttagaagatttgaaatgattggaatatcttgaaagatttagaaaagatttgaaatgattgtgacttacttggtgaccaagtttccaagcctataaatagggctcatggccaagagtttcctcattctaaattgggataaattcatgctagacgggagtgcttcgagctttttgtaaaggtgaagccttcagcattcaaatctcatcaaaccaagttaaggtaagtacattatgaactatttatgatgtttaagcatgaccatgaactatgttatgtggtccctcatgttatgttatgttcacgcaagttttgGGACCAGAGCTC
This window of the Diospyros lotus cultivar Yz01 chromosome 5, ASM1463336v1, whole genome shotgun sequence genome carries:
- the LOC127802803 gene encoding UV-stimulated scaffold protein A homolog isoform X2; the encoded protein is MVRYLALLIIDELFMRSKLFRTLVVENLDQLLALSVGFRRNLPLPAPPAVASVLRSKAIEFLEKWNASYGPYHRQLRLGVDYLKNTMRLQFPNFQANAARIQRERREREMKTKEILLIKFETLKENFSSIKNELCTTIDEIKECLEIVGEKNENLPLSFMDDEEMEEFRNSELRQIRLDSLKEGQKVQETSDNKVVFDALRELYRLLVTKHLVSVQDWISVLIRVEVVDNRFRDSALKEFIDIQRLLQSVKKKCEEAGCSLPDSRNHEEEDIWEEGTLESSNNKSSGNFDNQDDDSTNFNSQVDDSTNFGSQIDDSAIASTSLEVKKKASKRKDTKTDCDKNVEHEGDESGSNPLRSKLLAEAPVMKWGSFLDNWGSNRDVLANQRGLELEGHWGRVEYDAVIPAAKIAELNVQTTLYEEDNVEIQPCRAPLGTKGGLCQRRDLRVCPFHGPIIPRDNEGKPILQTSSLEEKTPDYGTDLMEKLAKQAVNNVRNRDKEEVKKREHDKQALKRAKLAKVREHNQAVLRDAALASTSRSSAIGEDVETSSQEKSLARNKKQTTLASMLKRKVTSKDRLAQRLLHSRARDATTRQLTMGEDAKYREAFPNQW
- the LOC127802803 gene encoding UV-stimulated scaffold protein A homolog isoform X1 — protein: MMEEEQRERVVVLRLIEKATNSTAAEVDPRLLKAIKSIVRHSDSELRLAAHTLMNLMKRDHSQVRYLALLIIDELFMRSKLFRTLVVENLDQLLALSVGFRRNLPLPAPPAVASVLRSKAIEFLEKWNASYGPYHRQLRLGVDYLKNTMRLQFPNFQANAARIQRERREREMKTKEILLIKFETLKENFSSIKNELCTTIDEIKECLEIVGEKNENLPLSFMDDEEMEEFRNSELRQIRLDSLKEGQKVQETSDNKVVFDALRELYRLLVTKHLVSVQDWISVLIRVEVVDNRFRDSALKEFIDIQRLLQSVKKKCEEAGCSLPDSRNHEEEDIWEEGTLESSNNKSSGNFDNQDDDSTNFNSQVDDSTNFGSQIDDSAIASTSLEVKKKASKRKDTKTDCDKNVEHEGDESGSNPLRSKLLAEAPVMKWGSFLDNWGSNRDVLANQRGLELEGHWGRVEYDAVIPAAKIAELNVQTTLYEEDNVEIQPCRAPLGTKGGLCQRRDLRVCPFHGPIIPRDNEGKPILQTSSLEEKTPDYGTDLMEKLAKQAVNNVRNRDKEEVKKREHDKQALKRAKLAKVREHNQAVLRDAALASTSRSSAIGEDVETSSQEKSLARNKKQTTLASMLKRKVTSKDRLAQRLLHSRARDATTRQLTMGEDAKYREAFPNQW